One window from the genome of Clostridia bacterium encodes:
- the dat gene encoding D-amino-acid transaminase, which produces MGELAFVNGNFVPLDQAYVHVEDRGYQFGDGVYEVVYAFNGVPFGLQEHVDRFFSSMKLIRIEPLYTKEEVTRLVHEAVGKSGFAHAQVYFHITRGVSKRSHPFPVPPTPPGFVITVREAAPLPEEKKEHGVAVYLTEDLRWARCNIKSLNLLPNVLAKQAALDHGAFEAVLYKEGYVTEGSVSNAFIVSQGQVRTAPADHRILPGITRQQVIDLCGQLGIAVRETPFTPEELMNADEAFLTGSGIEVLPVVKANDTLINGGKVGPVTRQLQQAFKELIIKQCGKYS; this is translated from the coding sequence ATGGGTGAACTGGCTTTTGTTAACGGCAATTTTGTCCCCCTCGATCAGGCCTACGTTCATGTAGAGGATCGCGGGTACCAGTTCGGTGACGGAGTCTATGAGGTTGTTTATGCTTTTAATGGGGTTCCTTTCGGTTTGCAGGAACATGTCGACCGTTTTTTCAGCAGCATGAAACTGATCAGGATTGAGCCACTTTATACCAAGGAAGAAGTGACCCGACTGGTGCATGAAGCAGTGGGAAAGTCCGGTTTCGCTCATGCCCAGGTCTATTTCCATATTACACGGGGTGTCAGCAAGAGAAGCCATCCTTTCCCGGTTCCCCCTACCCCGCCCGGTTTTGTCATCACGGTGCGGGAAGCCGCCCCTTTACCGGAGGAAAAAAAGGAACACGGGGTAGCTGTCTATTTGACGGAGGATCTCCGGTGGGCCCGCTGCAATATCAAGAGTCTCAACCTGCTGCCCAACGTCTTGGCGAAGCAGGCTGCTTTGGATCACGGCGCCTTTGAAGCAGTTTTGTATAAAGAAGGGTACGTCACAGAGGGATCCGTATCCAACGCTTTTATTGTCTCCCAGGGGCAAGTCCGCACCGCACCGGCGGATCATAGAATACTGCCGGGTATTACCAGGCAGCAGGTGATTGACCTGTGCGGGCAGTTAGGCATAGCAGTGCGGGAAACGCCTTTTACACCAGAAGAATTAATGAACGCTGATGAAGCCTTCTTGACGGGCTCAGGGATTGAGGTGCTGCCGGTGGTCAAGGCAAATGACACCCTTATCAACGGGGGTAAGGTTGGTCCCGTGACCAGACAACTACAGCAAGCCTTTAAAGAATTAATAATTAAGCAATGCGGTAAATATTCATAA
- a CDS encoding DUF1850 domain-containing protein — MLLGIIVILFLLGLSLSPSYYLVVAGEPGEELMSLPLAKGESFKLYYEHSVHRTPVIEIFQVGPQGELRLVASEFSAFGVGTPFLPEEGELREVNGRFVLEGLERVFPEVRIRPLALTNNQLWYREQVYPLFDLSSDGSVIILRVCPGKLTKLWQYIDKGGMVDEP, encoded by the coding sequence GTGCTGCTTGGCATAATTGTGATTCTTTTCCTCCTCGGTCTTTCCCTATCTCCTTCCTATTACCTGGTCGTCGCCGGCGAACCTGGTGAAGAACTGATGTCGCTTCCCTTGGCAAAAGGGGAAAGCTTCAAGCTGTATTATGAGCATTCCGTCCACCGTACCCCGGTCATAGAGATTTTCCAAGTTGGTCCCCAGGGAGAATTGCGGCTGGTGGCTTCGGAGTTTAGTGCTTTTGGTGTGGGGACTCCCTTTTTGCCGGAGGAAGGAGAACTGCGGGAGGTAAATGGGAGATTTGTGCTGGAAGGATTGGAACGGGTCTTTCCCGAGGTCCGGATCCGGCCCCTTGCATTAACCAACAACCAGTTGTGGTACCGGGAGCAAGTATACCCTTTGTTTGATTTGAGTAGCGACGGCTCCGTAATTATCTTGAGAGTATGTCCCGGTAAGTTGACAAAGCTGTGGCAGTATATCGATAAAGGGGGAATGGTAGATGAGCCGTGA
- a CDS encoding TAXI family TRAP transporter solute-binding subunit produces MFLRKKLVAVVLLLMMLVAAAGCGGQGSSDQQSQGDTKTTTQFINIATGGTSGTYYPLGGAMADIFNRNIEGVNASAQSTGASVANINLLKDNEAQIAFVQNDIAYYAANGVEMFEGNRFDGLKGVATLYPETVQIITLADSNINSVADLKGKRVAVGAAGSGTEANARQILGAAGITYDDITVQYLSFGEAANNLKDGNVDAAFVTAGFPTAAVQDIAASRGVKLISLTDDIIAALIAEYPFYVETVIPSGTYPNQSADVKAVSVLAMLATNAELDEELVYNMLDALYSYTDRLVAAHPVGAQIKKETATEGMSIELHPGAQKFFEGE; encoded by the coding sequence ATGTTCCTGAGAAAGAAATTAGTAGCTGTTGTCCTGCTGTTGATGATGCTGGTGGCGGCCGCCGGGTGCGGCGGACAAGGGTCCTCCGACCAGCAAAGCCAAGGAGATACCAAAACTACCACTCAGTTCATTAACATTGCTACCGGCGGTACTTCAGGTACCTATTACCCGTTAGGCGGTGCCATGGCGGATATTTTTAACCGGAATATTGAGGGAGTAAATGCCAGTGCCCAGAGCACCGGGGCGTCCGTAGCCAACATTAACTTGCTGAAAGATAATGAAGCCCAAATTGCTTTCGTGCAGAATGACATCGCTTATTATGCCGCTAACGGCGTGGAAATGTTTGAAGGCAACCGGTTCGACGGTTTAAAGGGCGTGGCTACTCTGTATCCGGAAACGGTCCAGATCATCACGCTGGCAGACAGCAACATCAATTCCGTCGCGGATCTAAAAGGTAAAAGAGTAGCCGTTGGAGCCGCCGGCAGCGGTACGGAAGCTAATGCCCGGCAGATTTTAGGGGCGGCCGGTATTACTTACGATGACATTACCGTCCAGTACCTGTCCTTTGGTGAGGCCGCCAATAATTTGAAGGACGGCAACGTGGATGCGGCCTTTGTCACCGCCGGTTTTCCCACGGCAGCCGTGCAAGATATTGCCGCTTCCCGGGGTGTGAAACTGATTTCCCTGACCGATGATATCATCGCCGCTTTAATTGCCGAATACCCGTTCTATGTGGAAACCGTCATTCCCAGTGGCACCTACCCGAACCAGAGTGCAGACGTCAAAGCCGTGTCCGTCCTCGCCATGCTGGCCACCAATGCCGAATTGGATGAGGAACTGGTGTACAACATGTTAGATGCTCTCTACAGCTACACCGATCGGTTGGTGGCAGCTCACCCGGTAGGAGCACAAATCAAGAAAGAAACCGCTACTGAGGGAATGTCCATTGAGCTTCATCCAGGGGCCCAAAAGTTTTTTGAAGGTGAATAA
- a CDS encoding TRAP transporter permease, with protein MSREHVVDNQVEAEKILAEIDPESGYRRLGGFAARIIAAVAITFSLFQLYTAAFGVLDAHLQRSVHLAFGLCLVFLLYPARKSWPKDRLHPLDLLLALLGAAAPLYIVFNYDALVLRAGTVTTTDLIIGSLGILLVIEAARRVVGWPIVIVAFAFVAYAFLGPYIPGAFAHKGATIKRLVGHLFYTTEGVMGIPLGVSSTFIFLFILFGAYLERTGLGQFFIDLANAIAGWAVGGPAKVAVLSSGLMGTVSGSSVANVAGTGSFTIPMMKRLGYRPEFAGAVEAAASTGGQLMPPIMGAAAFLMAEFVGIPYIEVAKAAVIPAILYFTGIWIGVHLEAKKTGLKGMNREELPKIKNILLERGHLIIPLVAIVVLLVKQYTPMRAALVGIVLAIGASLLRSSTRISWRGVLEGLEAGARSALGVLVACACAGIIVGVVTLTGLGLKLATVLVDLAQGLLLPTLALAMLASLLLGMGIPTTANYVITSTIAAPTLMLLGVPPLPAHMFCFYFGVIADVTPPVALAAYAGSGIAKGNPMVTGVNAFKLAIAAFIVPYIFVLSPSMLLIDTSAAEIVRIIFTALFGMVGLGSAMAGYLLVQASLIERLLLLVGGLMMIHPGLQTDLIGLAVLAAAVACQYLKRRHLAITQEA; from the coding sequence ATGAGCCGTGAACACGTCGTTGACAACCAGGTTGAGGCAGAAAAGATACTGGCTGAGATAGATCCGGAATCCGGTTACCGGCGTCTAGGCGGCTTTGCTGCCAGGATTATTGCCGCCGTTGCTATCACTTTTTCCTTATTCCAACTCTATACCGCGGCTTTTGGGGTTCTGGATGCTCATTTGCAGCGTTCCGTTCACCTGGCCTTTGGTCTCTGCCTGGTGTTTTTGCTTTATCCTGCGCGGAAAAGCTGGCCGAAAGACAGGCTGCACCCGTTGGACTTACTGCTGGCTTTACTGGGTGCCGCCGCGCCCCTCTACATTGTTTTCAATTATGACGCTTTAGTCCTGCGGGCAGGCACGGTCACCACCACGGATTTGATCATTGGTAGCCTGGGTATTTTGCTGGTGATTGAGGCCGCCCGCCGGGTGGTAGGCTGGCCCATTGTGATCGTAGCATTTGCCTTCGTGGCTTACGCTTTCCTCGGCCCTTATATTCCCGGTGCATTTGCCCACAAGGGCGCCACTATAAAACGTTTGGTGGGTCATTTGTTTTACACTACGGAAGGCGTTATGGGGATACCCCTGGGCGTGTCCTCGACCTTCATCTTCCTATTCATTCTATTCGGAGCTTACCTGGAGAGGACCGGTCTAGGACAATTCTTTATTGACCTGGCTAATGCCATTGCCGGTTGGGCCGTGGGAGGACCGGCTAAGGTGGCTGTGTTGTCCAGCGGTCTCATGGGCACTGTATCCGGCAGCTCCGTAGCTAATGTGGCGGGCACGGGCAGTTTCACCATACCGATGATGAAAAGGTTAGGATACAGACCGGAATTTGCCGGCGCGGTGGAGGCAGCGGCCTCAACCGGCGGCCAATTGATGCCCCCGATCATGGGAGCGGCTGCCTTTTTGATGGCGGAATTTGTGGGGATACCTTATATTGAAGTGGCTAAAGCAGCCGTTATTCCCGCCATCCTTTATTTCACCGGGATTTGGATCGGGGTCCACCTGGAGGCCAAGAAAACCGGGCTCAAAGGCATGAACCGGGAAGAACTGCCCAAAATTAAGAACATCTTGCTGGAGCGAGGACACTTGATCATACCGCTGGTGGCGATTGTGGTGCTGCTGGTGAAACAATATACTCCCATGCGGGCAGCTTTAGTAGGTATTGTGCTGGCCATCGGTGCCTCCCTGCTGCGCTCCTCCACGCGCATCAGCTGGCGGGGGGTACTGGAAGGATTGGAAGCAGGTGCCAGATCAGCCTTAGGCGTGCTGGTGGCTTGCGCCTGTGCCGGTATCATCGTCGGGGTAGTTACCCTGACCGGTTTGGGATTGAAGCTGGCTACGGTGCTGGTGGATTTGGCCCAAGGGCTGCTGCTGCCGACGCTGGCCCTGGCCATGCTGGCTTCCTTGTTGCTGGGGATGGGCATTCCTACCACGGCCAATTACGTGATTACCTCCACCATCGCTGCTCCTACTCTCATGCTGCTGGGTGTCCCGCCCTTGCCGGCTCACATGTTTTGTTTCTACTTTGGTGTGATTGCCGACGTGACGCCGCCTGTGGCCCTGGCCGCCTATGCCGGTTCAGGGATTGCGAAAGGTAATCCCATGGTTACCGGTGTGAATGCTTTTAAGCTGGCCATTGCCGCTTTCATCGTGCCGTACATTTTCGTCCTGTCGCCTTCCATGCTGCTAATTGATACTAGTGCTGCGGAAATAGTACGGATTATTTTCACCGCTCTATTCGGCATGGTGGGTTTAGGTTCTGCCATGGCCGGTTATTTGTTGGTGCAGGCGTCATTAATTGAACGGCTGCTCCTTCTAGTCGGCGGTTTAATGATGATCCACCCGGGTCTGCAAACAGACTTGATTGGACTGGCCGTTTTGGCAGCGGCGGTGGCCTGCCAGTACTTGAAGCGACGCCACCTGGCCATCACTCAGGAAGCTTAA